In Paroedura picta isolate Pp20150507F chromosome 12, Ppicta_v3.0, whole genome shotgun sequence, one DNA window encodes the following:
- the TIA1 gene encoding cytotoxic granule associated RNA binding protein TIA1 isoform X5 — MATGKSKGYGFVSFFNKWDAENAIQQMGGQWLGGRQIRTNWATRKPPAPKNTYESNAKQLSYDDVVNQSSPSNCTVYCGGVTSGLTEQLMRQTFSPFGQIMEIRVFPDKGYSFVRFNSHESAAHAIVSVNGTTIEGHVVKCYWGKETPDMINPIQQQNQVGYPPPYGQWGQWYGNAQQIGQYMPNGWQVPAYGMYGQAWNQGFHQTQTSAAWMGASYGVPPPPPPPPPPPQGQNGSVLTSQTGYRMAGFETQ, encoded by the exons ATGgcaacaggaaaatctaaaggatatggctttgtttctttcttcaatAAATGG GATGCCGAAAATGCTATTCAGCAGATGGGTGGACAGTGGCTTGGTGGAAGACAAATAAGGACTAACTGGGCAACGCGCAAACCCCCCGCTCCAAAGAACACATATGAGT CAAATGCCAAACAGCTTTCCTATGATGATGTTGTAAATCAGTCCAGTCCAAGCAATTGCACTGTGTACTGTGGTGGAGTCACTTCAGGACTAACAG AACAGCTGATGCGTCAGACATTTTCTCCGTTCGGACAGATAATGGAAATTCGGGTTTTCCCAGATAAAGGGTACTCCTTTGTGCG GTTCAATTCTCATGAAAGTGCAGCACATGCAATTGTTTCAGTCAATGGCACAACCATAGAAGGCCATGTTGTGAAATGTTATTGGGGTAAAGAAACGCCAGATATGATCAATCCAATCCAGCAG CAGAATCAAGTGGGATATCCACCTCCTTATGGGCAGTGGGGCCAATGGTATGGAAATGCACAACAGATTGGTCAATACATGCCTAATGGTTGGCAAGTCCCTGCATATGGAATGTATGGACAAGCATGGAATCAGGGATTTCA TCAGACGCAGACTTCTGCAGCCTGGATGGGTGCAAGCTATGGCGTACCACCCCCTCCACCACCCCCTCCGCCACCTCCCCAGGGACAGAATGGAAGTGTTCTAACTAGTCAAACTGGATATCGAATGGCAGGATTTGAAACACAGTGA